A window of the Halorarum halophilum genome harbors these coding sequences:
- a CDS encoding phage baseplate plug family protein codes for MAIEIVPIDEEHASTKQPIHLEVSGLDAWPTHRFRVTLDWNPVMERWIIEITHLNTDAVVHTGAATLYQPMSVDGYVDFMFLDPSNQAEKITPQNIGNNVVLGVFRGEEVDA; via the coding sequence ATGGCTATCGAAATCGTCCCGATCGACGAAGAGCACGCCAGCACGAAGCAGCCGATCCATCTCGAGGTATCGGGCCTCGATGCCTGGCCGACGCACCGCTTCCGCGTAACGCTCGACTGGAACCCGGTCATGGAGCGGTGGATCATCGAGATCACGCACCTGAACACCGACGCGGTTGTGCATACGGGCGCAGCCACCCTATATCAGCCGATGAGTGTCGACGGCTACGTCGATTTCATGTTCCTCGACCCGTCGAATCAGGCGGAGAAGATCACGCCACAGAACATCGGGAACAACGTCGTCCTCGGGGTGTTCCGCGGTGAAGAGGTGGACGCCTGA